DNA sequence from the Burkholderia pyrrocinia genome:
CGCCGCCGCGTCGATCCGGAAGAACGGATCCTCGGCGACGCCCGCGCGCCACGCCGCTTCGCAGGCTGCATGGATCGCGGGCGCCAGTGCGCGGATCGCCTTCAGCCAGACCGACGCGCGCGTGACGAAAATCCCGCTGTTCCACCAGTAGTCGCCCGACTGCAGGTAGCGTTCGGCGAGCGTCGCGTCGGGTTTCTCGACGAAGCGCCCGATCGAATAGCCGCCTTGTCCGCCGTGGCGGCCGGTGCGCGGCTCGCCGACCTGGATATAGCCGTAGCCCGTTTCCGCACGGCGCGGCAGCACGCCGAGCGTGACGATTGCGCCTTCCTGTGCGTAACGCGCCGCGCGCGCGATGGTGTCCTGGAATGCGCCGACATCGGCGATTACGTGATCGGCCGGCATCACCGCGAGCACGGGATCGTCCGCGAGCGCGCTCGCGTCGAGCGCGGCGAGCGTGAGCGCCGGTGCCGTGTTGCGTGCGGCCGGCTCGAGCAGGATGCGCGCCGGCGCCGCACGGTCGGCCACTTGCGCGGCACTCATGATGCGATGCTGTTCGCCGCACACCAGCAGCAGCGTGTCGCCGAGCGACGCGTTCGCGATGCCGTTCAGGCGGCGCGCCGTCGCCGACAGCGGCGATTCGTTCGAGGTCAGCTCGATCAGCTGTTTCGGAAACTGCTCGCGCGACAGCGGCCAGAGGCGCGTGCCCGAGCCGCCGGCAAGGATGACCGGCAGGATGCGCGGCAGGTCGGGTTCGGGAACCGGGCGAAGGGTGCGGGTCATCGATTGGCTCCGGTATCGGCGGGCAGCCGGTTGTGCGCGCGGCCGTCGGCGAGCACGTCTTCGTTTCGGGGCCGGGGCGTCGAAACGTCCCGGGACAGCAGTTGACGCAGCGCACCGGCGGCGCGATCGGCCGGCCGGATCATGCCGACGAACGGTGCGCCCTGTTCGAGATACGGGCCGTACGCCTTGCGGAATCCGAAGCGTTTGTAGAACGCCTGGCGCGGCGCGGGAACGTGCGTGCGGAGCGCCGCGTCCGGCCATGCGGCCAGCGCGGCGGTCAGCGCGCGTTCGATCAGGCGTTCGAGCGTATCGCCGTCGCGACACGCCTCGCTGGTCAGTACCTTGTCGATCACGACATCCGGATCGATGTCGTCGCCGGGCAGGATGCGCGCGTAGGCCGCGACTTCCGCCGTGTCGCCGTTGCGCACGCTTGCATACACGTGCAGTGCGCCGGCGTCCTTGCCGTCGATGTCGAGATGCGTGTGTGCGTCCTCGACCACCAGCACGGCGTTGCGCGCGCGCAGGATTGCATAGAGATCGACGGCGCTCAGATGTTCGAATTCACAACAATGCCATTCCATGATGCGGTCCTCGCGTGAAGCCTTCTGCACGCTGTACCGCACGGACGCGTTCGTTCCGTGCGGTGCGGCAATGGTCATGATGCGGATGCCGCGCGCGCCGGTCTGTTCGAAAGCGCACTCACGCTGCGGTTTCGCGCGGCCGGCGTGCTGCACGGCAATGCGCGCGCCGACAGCGGCGCAATGTGCGGTAGCACACATCGGCCGTGCCGAGGCTTTCCGATAATTGGCACGTCACGGCGGCCGCACTGCGCGGTCTGCCGACATCGAACGTGAATGAAGAACCAGGGGCAGTACTTGAAGATTGCGATCGTTCACGACTGGCTGGTCGTGCCTGGCGGCGCCGAACGCGTGCTGGCGCACATGATCGACTGCTTTCCGCAGGCCGATATCTACAGCCTCGTCGATTTCCTCGAGGATCGGGACTGCCTGCGCGGCCGCGCGGTGCGCACGTCCTTCATCCAGAAGCTGCCGTTCGCGCGCAAGCGCTACCGCGGCTATCTGCCGTTGTTTCCGCTTGCGATCGAACAGTTCGACCTGTCGGAATACGACATCGTGCTGTCGAGCTCGTATGCGGTCGCGAAGGGCGTGCTGAGCGGCCCGGACCAGTTCCACGCCAGCTACGTGCATTCGCCGGTGCGCTATGCGTGGGATCTGCAGCACCAGTACCTGAACGAGGCGGGGCTCGCGCGCGGGCCGAAATCGGCAATCGCGCGGGCGCTGCTGCATTACATCCGCAACTGGGATGCGCGCTCGGCGAACGGCGTCGATCGCGTGGCCGCGAATTCGCACTTCATCGCGCGCCGCATCCGCAAGACCTACCGGCGCGAGGCGACGGTGATCTATCCGCCGGTCGACGTCGACCATCTGTCGCTGCGTACGGACAAGGACGCGTTCTACCTGACCGCGTCGCGGCTCGTGCCGTACAAGCGGATCGACCTGATCGTCGACGCGTTTTCGCGTACGCCGGAGCGCCGTCTCGTCGTGATCGGCGACGGGCCTGAAATGGCGAAGATCCGCGCGCTTGCCGGGCCGAACGTCACGCTGCTCGGCTACCAGCCGTTCGACGTGCTGCACGACCACCTGCAGCGCGCACGCGCGTTCGTGTTCGCGGCGGAAGAGGATTTCGGCATTTCGCCGGTCGAGGCGCAGGCGTGCGGCACGCCCGTGATCGCTTACGGGAAGGGCGGTGTGCGCGAGTCGGTGCGCGCGTGGCCGTGTGCCGGTGCGACGGGCCTGTTCTACCGCGCGCAGACGGTCGACGCGCTGGTCGATGCGCTGGCCCGCTTCGAAGCATTGCCGCGCGGTTCGTTCGATCCGCACGCGTGCCGCGCAAATGCAGAATGCTTCGGCTCGGCGCGTTTCCGCGGCGAGCTCACGCGCTTCGTGATGGACGGTTATGCTGCATTGCAGGAGGAGATGGCCGGCACCGCCGGTTTCACGCCGGGCGACGACGTTTCGGCCCGTGGCAGCCTGCACGATCGGCAGGCCCGGCAACGCGAGGCGGCACTGCGGACCTGACCGGCGGCGCCGGCGTTTGGTTACGACGCTGTAACGGACGACTCGGGCGCGTGCGTTCGCCGTGCGGTGCCGGCGGGGCATGCGCGCCGCGATTATCGACTCGCCGAGCGGGACGTCCGGATTTATTCCGGGATTTCGGAGAAAATCGCGGGCAATGGACGTAGCGATCTTGCCGAAAAGTGGGATTTGCCACTGATTGACGGGAATAGTCATAGATAATCAAATTTCAGTGGTCAAAGGTGTGTTGTGCGGGCCGACCGGTGGCGTAATGGGCTGAATCATGTTTATCTTTTGGTAACACGGCCATCTCGAAACGGGGTGTAGATTCACGAACGGATGAAATGCGGCGGTCATTCCGGGAGCGGGTTGGCGGCCATCCGGTTCGGCATCGGGCGCGACTGTCGTGTATGACGCGACGCACCTGCGGACGGATTTGCCGTTTGCCGACGTGCCCCGCCTGACGGCGCGTCGCATCAAAGCCGGAACGTCGTGGCTCCCGCGGCCGCGCGTTCTCTTCGAGTTCGATGACAACGAGGCCGGATGACATCCGGCTCGACCTCCGGGGCTCTCGCCGTGTGCAGTTTCGATCTTCGCCAAAGCTGCGGAAACGCAGCGCGGACAGGCGGCCATGCGCCGCCGGCCGCAGCGCACGCGAACGGTTCGCGGAGTGGAGAAAGTGATGGTTCGTTATGAATATGCCAATAACGCGCGATAAGAGCGCCGGCGGGGGAAGCGGTAACGGGCAGCGTCCGCTGATTTACTGGACGCAGTCGCCGTCCGTCATGCTGCGAAAGGAACTGGCCCGACGCGACTGGAAGGTGTCGATCGTCGAGCATGCGAACGAGCTGCGCAACACGCCCGGCGAAATCACCTGCGGCATTCTCGACCTGAGCGGCGGCCATGCCGATGCGATCGGCAGCATCGCGTCGACCTGTGCATCGATGCGCGACGTCGTGTGGGTCGCGCTCGTCGACGTCGGCCAGACCGCTTCCCCGAACGTGCGCGCGCTGTTGCGCGACTATTGCTTCGACTACGTCACGTTGCCCGCGTCGCACCAGCGGATCGCCGATACGGTCGGCCATGCTTACGGCATGGAGTGCCTGTTTGCGCGCGACCGCGAACAGCTCGAATCGGACGAGAAAGGCATCGTCGGCACCTGCAGCGCGATGCTGCGGCTGTTCGACACGGTGCGGCGCTTCGCGCGCACCGACGCACCGGTGTTCGTGTTCGGCGAAACGGGGACCGGCAAGGAGCTGACGGCCGTCGCGATCCATCGTCATTCGGAGCGGCGCAACGGCCCGTTCGTCGCGGTCAACTGCGGCGCGATTCCGCCGCATCTGCTGCAATCGGAACTGTTCGGTTATGAACGCGGCGCGTTTACCGGCGCGAACGCGCGCAAGATCGGCTATGTCGAGGCCGCGAACGGCGGCACGCTGCTGCTCGACGAGATCGGCGACCTGCCGCACGAGAGCCAGGCGAGCCTGCTGCGTTTTCTGCAGGAGCGCTCGATCCATCGCCTCGGCGGCAGCGATCCGGTGCCGGTCGATGTCAGGATCGTATCGGCGACGCACGTCGACCTGCGCGGCGCGATGGAGGAAGGGCGTTTTCGCGCGGACCTGTTCCACCGCCTGTGCGTGATGCGCATCGACCAGCCGCCGCTGCGCGCGCGCGGCAAGGACATCGAATTGCTCGCGCACCACATGCTCGAACGCTTCCGCGGCGATGCGCGTCATCGCGTGCGCGGCTTCTCGACGGACGCGATCACCGCACTCTACAAGCACGACTGGCCCGGCAATGTCCGCGAACTGATCAACCGCGTGCGCCGCGCGGTCGTGATGACCGAAGGGCGCCTGATCACAGCGCGGGATCTCGAGCTCGAATACTGTCTCGATGCGGCGTCGCCGTCCGTGGCCGACATCCGCAAGTCGATCGAGCGCGAGGCGATCGAAACCGCGTTGCTGCGCACGCGCGGGCGCGTCGCGGCTTCGGCGCGCGAGCTTGGCGTGTCGCGCGCGACGCTGTATCGCTGGATGGAAGCGTACGGGATCGAGCGGCCGCGCGGCACGGGTTCGTCCGACTGACGTTCGAAACGGGACGCTCGCGGTGCATCGAGCCCGCGAGCGTTCGTCAACCGGCCGGCGTGGCGCGCACCGTTCGCGCAGCGTTTACCGCGCGGATTTCCACGGCAGGCGGCCCGCCGTCTGCATCCTGAATCTTCCCGGCAGTTTCCAGCGGAACGAGCGCGACGCGCGCCGGCGTGCCCGGCGCGAGATGAAACCAGTCGTCGCGCGGCATGAAACCCGGCGCGTCGATCTGCACGTGGCGCGCGACGTGCCGCGTGTCGATGTCGACGTGCCACGTATCGCCGGTGCGCGACACGCACGCTTCGATCCCGAGTTCGCGGCGCGCCAGCACGGCCGGATGCGTGCGGGACGGGAAATGGAACGCCTGCGACAGCAGCGTGCCGTCGTCGGCGCGCAGCGTCGCGACGACGGTGTCGTGTTCGCAGGGCCCGAAACGGTACGCGT
Encoded proteins:
- a CDS encoding sigma-54 dependent transcriptional regulator, with protein sequence MNMPITRDKSAGGGSGNGQRPLIYWTQSPSVMLRKELARRDWKVSIVEHANELRNTPGEITCGILDLSGGHADAIGSIASTCASMRDVVWVALVDVGQTASPNVRALLRDYCFDYVTLPASHQRIADTVGHAYGMECLFARDREQLESDEKGIVGTCSAMLRLFDTVRRFARTDAPVFVFGETGTGKELTAVAIHRHSERRNGPFVAVNCGAIPPHLLQSELFGYERGAFTGANARKIGYVEAANGGTLLLDEIGDLPHESQASLLRFLQERSIHRLGGSDPVPVDVRIVSATHVDLRGAMEEGRFRADLFHRLCVMRIDQPPLRARGKDIELLAHHMLERFRGDARHRVRGFSTDAITALYKHDWPGNVRELINRVRRAVVMTEGRLITARDLELEYCLDAASPSVADIRKSIEREAIETALLRTRGRVAASARELGVSRATLYRWMEAYGIERPRGTGSSD
- a CDS encoding GNAT family N-acetyltransferase, producing MTIAAPHGTNASVRYSVQKASREDRIMEWHCCEFEHLSAVDLYAILRARNAVLVVEDAHTHLDIDGKDAGALHVYASVRNGDTAEVAAYARILPGDDIDPDVVIDKVLTSEACRDGDTLERLIERALTAALAAWPDAALRTHVPAPRQAFYKRFGFRKAYGPYLEQGAPFVGMIRPADRAAGALRQLLSRDVSTPRPRNEDVLADGRAHNRLPADTGANR
- a CDS encoding glycosyltransferase family 4 protein, with the protein product MKIAIVHDWLVVPGGAERVLAHMIDCFPQADIYSLVDFLEDRDCLRGRAVRTSFIQKLPFARKRYRGYLPLFPLAIEQFDLSEYDIVLSSSYAVAKGVLSGPDQFHASYVHSPVRYAWDLQHQYLNEAGLARGPKSAIARALLHYIRNWDARSANGVDRVAANSHFIARRIRKTYRREATVIYPPVDVDHLSLRTDKDAFYLTASRLVPYKRIDLIVDAFSRTPERRLVVIGDGPEMAKIRALAGPNVTLLGYQPFDVLHDHLQRARAFVFAAEEDFGISPVEAQACGTPVIAYGKGGVRESVRAWPCAGATGLFYRAQTVDALVDALARFEALPRGSFDPHACRANAECFGSARFRGELTRFVMDGYAALQEEMAGTAGFTPGDDVSARGSLHDRQARQREAALRT